Genomic segment of Microcebus murinus isolate Inina chromosome 14, M.murinus_Inina_mat1.0, whole genome shotgun sequence:
agcgcagagaggctcggcttcttgagcggggcaggggcgccctccgccgccgtctagggccacaccaccctgaacgcccccgatctcgtctggtctcggaagctaagcagggtcgggcccggtcagtacttggatgggagactgcctgggaataccgggggccacaggctgcttctttttttttttttttttttttgcctcttgttctgtcccctttctgggagcgcggcggcggcccggggtgggggtgaccccaaccctcagcgcccgccgcgctgcctggcgcctcagcccgcaccgtggggcctcctcttgtcccaagccgcgacaccgccgccacgcggcagcatgcgtggcatctgcactgtcaggtctcagaccaaaggtctgctctgtgggaacagacacgctggagaaaaccttgagagtctgagaggggagggagttccagaagaaggccaggatgtcattttgagggagtatgtgaccagaactcgtcccgttgcttttgggggttctatgggctccacgcaggaatctttggtggtggcacctgatgttgggggatccggagtcacacccagacctgctccacaggcctccttttacttttctcttcggattcatgatttttaaaaagtgtctcttacctctatgattgcattttcttttttttttttttttttttttttttttttttttttaaggtgagaagatatatatatttagaattagccAGCTGGACTTGGTTTAGATGATCCCAATCTTGTTGGCAACGTCCAAAGCATCATAATCAGGAGCCAGTCGAACATatgccttcttctctccatcaGGCCTGATCAGGGTGTTGACCTTAGCCACATCAATGTCATAGAGCTTCTTCACAGCCTGTTTGATCTGGTGCTTATTGGCTTTGACATCCACAATGAACACAAGTGTGTTGTTGTCTTCTATCTTCTTCATGGCAGACTCTGTGGTCAAGGGGAACTTGATGATGGCATAGTGGTCAAGCTTGTTTCTCCTGGGGGCGCTCTTCCGAGGATATTTAGGCTGCCTCCGGAGCCGCAGTGTCTTTGGCCGCCGGAAGGTGGGTGACGTAcggatcttcttttttttgtggctgtGGACGCCTTTTAGCACTGCCTTCTTGGCCTTCAAAGCCTTTGCTTTGGCTTCGgctttgggaggggcaggagcttcCTTCTTTGCCTTCGGCGCCATCTTGTGAAAAagtatgattgcattttcttttctctctcttttcaagcagatgatgggagtacaagtattcaggtgacatgtgttgcccgtgcacccctcccccctgtgttctcattcatatacctctcatgttgttccagcgtattgtgggggtaccagtgttaaggtcgggtacagttgccctctccaagcctcccccctggggtcagagcttcaagtgcgcccatcccccagtcggtgcgcacccaccccattcctaatggatgtggatgcccatcgcctccccccacccgcccgacacccacccgatgaaggtgattcctctccgtccacttaggtgtccatccgttcgtaccaatttgctggtgagcgcgctcacgtggtgctcgtgtgtccattcttgggatacctggcttactggaacgggttccagctctggccaggagaacacgagaggcgccctctcaccgctgctcctcacagccgaatggcactccgtggtgtccacgcgccacattttattaatgcactcctggatggatgggcactcgggtcgcttccacgtctttgcgattgtgaattgtgccctaactgtcaccctaccccttacccagcccgtctcctctgcccctgcctgacgcactcctccccggccaggcccgtcactgtcctgggcccccgcctgaccggctcctccccgcccggcctgtcaccgtcctctgcccctgcctgacatgctccttcccgcccggcctctcaccgtcctcggcccctgcctgaccggctcctccgtcgcctgggccttccaagggcttggtgtggaggctgcttccaggaagccctccagaaacccggcagcagggtggccgcagcagtctccagcagccttccctaagtcgagtgcgggggacgtgcccccgctgtgccgcggggggcccagcctggtgtcttccctgatgccctgcggctgccggctggggctgccgctccccgcgaggggagagccgcggaggtggggaccgcctcctgatggggacgtacgtacacgcagctctccacgtcggatcccggggctctctgtcctgcccgaaggcccagcgggcctgcgggtccttagagtggcaaaaacatccgaaagctgagactgagggtccggtgggtgtctgcacttttgtgctgggcaccccagggaggcccgggggctggctggacaacgtggtctgctgggcgggggagggtttggaggagcaactgatgcccttcgcaccttgggtagcaagagtctgaggtgtctctgagccctgtgccatgtccgggggggggggcgcggggggggggaggaggaggaggaggaggaggtgggaagggccggggcctgcagtcctgttcccggggtggcacggcaagtggcttcttccacaggctgcttggcctgggctccctgcacctgggcctttgggggactggccctgtgcttgccaacacttcctgcagggacccagagctgggaggtggcatctctcagccctgggtcgggcagagccccagcgggccatgcccacaacctctctcagcaccggtcccccagaaggctcctttgggaccaggattctcttgcggtgactctttaaggtctggcccctggatggaggggcaccaggagtagaggagcaggaaggggaagggggtggccatgcgaggggacactttgaggccaagtcccagcttcagcctgatcctcctgggaaccccgctctgagacaaggagccgggcttcgcattcccacagcagccagtcgtgggctgaggacacctggggccttgggaactccctggcttctccttggtttaacatctagagctgcttgtgaatcgggccgccacacacacccgagtgcaggtgtcttccgcacagactgcgggcctcgctcttctgaacgccgctagctcgccacccacccacgggtgaacctggtcagggtgctttctctcgggggcagactcttttccgggcgggctaccggtgtctctgtttgctcgtttctttcttccatttcgggaaaggcttccttgctgggtgtggaaatctcctatgccttccctcgcctattctgtcagctttcaaattctctttcagttgccaccctcacagatggattaggaaactctttccggtgcactcattagtgaaatgacctcaatgaagctggaatccaatatctaatggccgatttttagcgagtccacacgccagggtggtcggggtccaatgcagccccggccaggcccaggccccttggaccgggccacaggaggacacagaggagggtcccggcccccacgaagcggtgccggcggttctccacgggcttgggcgttttccagaggtaggagatggaggggactgatttcttcagcgccccacaaaccacgccaccccaccccacccatgggacacatccccagagagagacgccccatacactggctcccctcccccttgcgctgtgccccagccctggcccgggggaataggcggcagcccacccacagggcgagggggggcacagctgaaaggggttgtgggggagggcggcccctggctggggtcaaagggcgcgcgcgtgcgcagtcagcgtcagcggcggcgacgcgctgggggtgggcagcgggtaggtgaaggaggccgggcgaggagacgaggggggctgggagggctccaccttggcgagtccagccgtggaggcgcatcttgtgtgagtgtgagtgagtgtgagtgtgtgtgtgtgtgtatagagagacagccccccgccccgccccgcccatcacccccgtccctgggagcccacgggacccggccggcgaactcaacaggcccggcccggcgcggggcctggggcgggaggcggcggcggcggcggcggcggcggcggcggcggcggcggcggcggcgggaaagcgcagagaggctcggcttcttgagcggggcaggggcgccctccgccgccgtctagggccacaccaccctgaacgcccccgatctcgtctggtctcggaagctaagcagggtcgggcccggtcagtacttggatgggagactg
This window contains:
- the LOC142875612 gene encoding large ribosomal subunit protein uL23: MAPKAKKEAPAPPKAEAKAKALKAKKAVLKGVHSHKKKKIRTSPTFRRPKTLRLRRQPKYPRKSAPRRNKLDHYAIIKFPLTTESAMKKIEDNNTLVFIVDVKANKHQIKQAVKKLYDIDVAKVNTLIRPDGEKKAYVRLAPDYDALDVANKIGII